The Streptococcus toyakuensis genome has a window encoding:
- a CDS encoding ADP-ribosylglycohydrolase — protein MLGAIIVDIVGSVYEWNNIKTKDFPLFSEDCFFTDDTVSPKLIV, from the coding sequence ATGCTAGGAGCAATTATTGTAGATATTGTAGGTTCAGTTTACGAATGGAACAATATCAAAACGAAGGACTTTCCTTTATTTAGTGAAGATTGTTTTTTCACTGATGATACGGTAAGTCCGAAGCTGATTGTGTGA
- a CDS encoding alpha/beta fold hydrolase has translation MKFHEFGKKNLPPILLIHGGGSSWWNYLRQARILSEKYRVILPTLNGHGEEYQLDYVSTEDSALEILDYIKANCGGKLFAIGGVSLGGQIAMELLSLDSEIAEKAIIDGSLCIPQPRLAKISSFLVSLFGKLMFNKFSCKLQLSMMNKLYPKLAYPEEIKAYYLEDLPRTPVKTLVTIYKTYMGYYKLKDMISASKAQVLYIYGEKELNCVKKSAKLFHQLHSNTIWYEAKGYNHGYLSAYLPYEWIDLVVPFLKSDSLEMCNESEMP, from the coding sequence ATGAAATTCCATGAATTTGGTAAGAAGAATTTGCCTCCTATTTTACTAATACATGGTGGTGGCAGTTCTTGGTGGAATTATCTTCGTCAAGCACGTATCTTGTCAGAAAAATACCGTGTTATTTTACCTACTTTGAATGGTCATGGTGAAGAATATCAACTTGATTATGTTTCTACTGAAGATTCGGCTTTGGAGATTCTAGACTATATCAAAGCAAACTGTGGTGGGAAATTGTTTGCAATCGGTGGTGTTTCACTTGGTGGTCAAATTGCCATGGAGCTTTTGTCTTTAGATAGTGAAATTGCTGAGAAGGCCATTATAGACGGAAGTCTCTGTATTCCTCAACCAAGGTTAGCTAAAATCAGCAGCTTTCTAGTGTCTCTATTCGGTAAACTGATGTTCAATAAATTCTCTTGCAAACTTCAGTTAAGCATGATGAACAAACTCTATCCTAAACTGGCTTATCCAGAGGAAATAAAAGCTTATTATTTGGAGGATCTGCCAAGGACACCTGTTAAAACATTGGTGACCATTTACAAAACCTATATGGGGTATTACAAGCTGAAAGATATGATTTCTGCTAGCAAAGCTCAAGTTCTGTATATCTATGGTGAAAAAGAATTGAACTGTGTGAAAAAATCAGCGAAATTATTTCATCAGCTACATTCAAATACAATTTGGTATGAAGCAAAGGGTTATAACCACGGTTATTTATCAGCTTACCTGCCTTATGAGTGGATTGATTTGGTGGTGCCATTTTTAAAGAGTGATTCATTAGAAATGTGTAACGAATCTGAAATGCCATAA